A single Inediibacterium massiliense DNA region contains:
- a CDS encoding ABC transporter ATP-binding protein → MNTNKKTIKSNKYRFTYIMKLSKKLHVYLPRVIGAIVSGILNHLFTIAIAAISAYMVGLAVQDKLKDCFFVLASTMVICLIMRVIAYFSEMWLAHDVAFKVLADFRIMLFQSIEKVSPAILLDMRSGQLASTLMSDVELLEWFFAHSFGSTLVAVIVPMVLIAFMGWIHPIFPIMMLIFLGVLVSIPCLLKDKADRQGEKVRCQLGDASAVTVEGIQGMKEILTLNYLKKYKEKNKNYMKKMYTSQLEYGKRLGTEGALIQGVLGIATLSIMGVAAMLVVQGKMEFEWFPVIVILSGMTFNPVIEICNTARNFGLIFAAANRVFLVLEAEPLVKDEGEHINNKDIYPKICFENVSFWYQEKQKKAVKNISFKVDHGETVALVGESGAGKTTCMNLLLRYWDVKEGRICIGDKNIKNISLSNLRQITSAVLQEVYLFNTTIRENIKLSNPEATNEDVEKACKSALAHDFIMKFPKGYDTVVGERGTSLSGGQRQRIAIARAILKNAPILILDEAMSSLDTENEKEIQKALKTNFQDRTILVIAHRLSTIQQADRIIFIREGKIEEIGSHDELMKKDGFYRQMISSQFKKVNAKMPIEVMG, encoded by the coding sequence ATGAATACGAATAAAAAAACTATAAAAAGTAATAAATATCGATTTACTTATATTATGAAACTTTCTAAAAAACTACATGTTTATCTACCGAGAGTGATTGGGGCAATTGTAAGTGGAATTTTAAACCATCTTTTTACTATTGCGATAGCGGCTATATCTGCTTACATGGTTGGTTTAGCTGTACAAGATAAATTAAAGGATTGTTTTTTTGTTCTTGCAAGTACTATGGTTATTTGTTTGATTATGAGAGTGATTGCATATTTTAGTGAAATGTGGCTTGCTCATGATGTGGCATTTAAAGTATTAGCTGATTTTAGAATTATGCTTTTTCAGTCCATAGAGAAAGTTTCACCAGCAATTTTATTAGATATGAGATCAGGACAGCTAGCTTCTACTTTAATGAGTGATGTAGAACTATTAGAATGGTTTTTTGCCCATTCTTTTGGAAGTACCCTTGTTGCTGTGATCGTACCTATGGTTTTAATTGCTTTTATGGGATGGATTCATCCCATATTTCCAATCATGATGCTTATATTTTTAGGAGTACTTGTTAGTATACCTTGTTTATTAAAGGATAAGGCTGATCGTCAAGGCGAAAAAGTAAGGTGTCAGTTAGGAGATGCAAGTGCAGTAACGGTAGAAGGCATACAAGGGATGAAAGAGATTTTGACATTGAATTATCTAAAAAAATATAAAGAAAAAAATAAAAATTATATGAAAAAAATGTATACTAGCCAATTGGAGTATGGAAAAAGGTTAGGAACAGAAGGAGCTTTGATACAAGGGGTATTAGGGATTGCAACACTTAGTATAATGGGAGTTGCTGCTATGTTAGTAGTACAGGGGAAAATGGAATTTGAATGGTTTCCAGTAATTGTGATTTTATCAGGTATGACATTTAATCCAGTGATTGAAATATGTAATACAGCACGCAATTTTGGACTTATATTTGCTGCAGCCAATAGAGTGTTTTTAGTTTTAGAGGCAGAGCCTTTAGTAAAAGATGAAGGAGAACATATAAACAATAAGGATATATATCCTAAAATTTGTTTTGAAAATGTATCTTTTTGGTATCAAGAGAAACAAAAAAAAGCTGTTAAAAATATAAGTTTTAAGGTAGATCATGGAGAAACGGTAGCGTTAGTAGGAGAATCAGGAGCAGGAAAAACTACCTGTATGAATTTACTTTTAAGATATTGGGATGTTAAAGAAGGACGAATATGTATTGGTGATAAAAATATAAAAAATATTTCATTATCAAATTTGCGTCAAATAACCTCAGCTGTATTACAGGAAGTTTATTTATTTAATACAACCATACGCGAAAATATTAAACTAAGTAATCCTGAAGCTACAAATGAGGATGTAGAGAAAGCTTGTAAATCTGCTTTAGCACATGATTTTATTATGAAATTTCCAAAGGGTTATGATACTGTAGTAGGAGAAAGAGGAACGTCTTTATCAGGAGGACAAAGGCAAAGAATTGCAATTGCTAGGGCTATATTAAAAAATGCTCCTATTTTAATATTAGATGAAGCTATGTCTAGTTTGGATACAGAAAATGAAAAAGAAATACAAAAAGCTTTAAAAACAAATTTTCAAGATAGGACAATTTTAGTTATTGCACATAGATTGTCTACGATTCAACAAGCTGATCGTATTATATTTATTCGGGAAGGAAAAATTGAAGAAATAGGTTCTCATGATGAATTAATGAAAAAAGATGGATTCTACAGACAGATGATTTCCTCTCAATTTAAAAAAGTCAATGCAAAAATGCCTATTGAGGTGATGGGATAA
- a CDS encoding ABC transporter permease has protein sequence MKYIFHRILLLIPILFLLSIITFSLSHVSSGDPARVIAEKEYGRPTLGQIQKIRIMHGLDKPFYQQYIFWMKKVLNKDFGISYKTSRPVMEEIQERVTITIKLSLVAFLILIGIAIPMGIFCALYPNSLLDKMCQVVSFTSVSIPSFLVGLILLYIFGVKLQCISVLGCMQDYIMIPAFTLAFSYIGIVIGLINTSMRQVLKQDYIRSARAKGIGEWKIIFKHSLKNAILPVMTQMSMIFCSFLSGSAIIESIFSVQGLGKLILDSVAVKDIPVIQAFVMLIAIFIVLINLMIDILYQMIDPRIKLD, from the coding sequence ATGAAATATATATTTCACAGAATACTTCTTTTGATTCCAATATTGTTTCTTTTATCTATTATTACATTTTCTTTGAGTCATGTTTCTTCAGGTGATCCAGCTAGAGTGATTGCAGAAAAAGAGTATGGAAGACCAACATTAGGACAAATTCAAAAAATAAGAATAATGCATGGATTAGATAAACCTTTTTATCAGCAATATATTTTTTGGATGAAAAAAGTATTAAATAAAGATTTTGGTATTTCATATAAAACATCGAGACCAGTTATGGAAGAAATACAAGAAAGAGTTACAATTACTATAAAGTTATCTTTGGTAGCATTTTTAATTCTAATAGGTATTGCTATACCTATGGGAATATTTTGTGCTCTCTATCCAAATAGTTTATTGGATAAAATGTGTCAAGTAGTGTCTTTTACGAGTGTTTCCATTCCATCATTTTTAGTAGGACTTATTCTACTCTATATTTTTGGTGTAAAGCTACAATGTATTTCTGTTTTAGGTTGTATGCAAGATTATATTATGATTCCAGCTTTTACACTTGCTTTTAGTTATATAGGTATTGTGATAGGACTTATAAACACCAGCATGAGGCAAGTTCTAAAACAAGATTATATTCGTTCTGCAAGAGCAAAAGGTATTGGAGAGTGGAAAATTATATTCAAACATAGTCTAAAAAATGCTATTTTACCTGTTATGACACAAATGAGCATGATATTTTGCAGTTTTTTATCTGGTTCTGCTATTATTGAATCTATTTTTTCGGTACAAGGTCTTGGGAAGCTCATATTAGATTCAGTTGCTGTAAAAGATATTCCTGTCATTCAAGCTTTTGTAATGCTTATAGCCATTTTTATTGTACTTATAAATCTTATGATTGATATTTTATATCAAATGATTGATCCTCGTATTAAGTTAGATTAA
- a CDS encoding ABC transporter ATP-binding protein, which produces MGGNYLRLVTFLKQAKKETLCKVFLGLSIIALNFMQAMLLAKGISNVIERCSFMKMITYLMMIVLVIITKCYLIRYQEGYAKKMAAKIKGMIREKLLDKLMVLGPAYQNKKRSGNIQSLITDGVESFETFLVYYIPHGIVVFIAISCAITYMIQLDKIVGVVIIFMGLLSILIPHFLMPAISKIMIEYWKSYAFLNAQYIDSMQGMSTLKAFDASTRIGKQLASDARDFAKESIKNTGMSLADSAIIVFFTMLGTALAVLIGAFHMSNGQLGYNELLIILFLSGECMKPFYELNTYWHGSYLGFSVAEELYQILDEPLKQGDHTKNKVVSSKNLNIKLDGVFFRYNEDSGYVLKDVNMDMQPGSMTAIVGESGSGKSTIVNLLLRFFDTELGEIKLDSIDIEEYDISYLRNQIAAVFQDTYLFYGTVKENLRMANPHATEEEIIDAAKVANAHDFIINLPNAYETVVGERGATLSGGQRQRISIARAILKNAPILILDEATSSVDMKSEKLIQDALEKLMKNKTTIVIAHRLSTIEKADKIYVLKDGKVKGEGTHEELLCNCETYQGLIRAQENIGENI; this is translated from the coding sequence ATGGGTGGAAACTATTTAAGATTAGTGACTTTTTTAAAACAAGCGAAAAAAGAAACTTTGTGTAAAGTTTTTTTGGGACTGTCTATAATTGCTTTAAATTTTATGCAAGCAATGCTTCTTGCAAAAGGTATTAGTAATGTCATTGAAAGATGTAGCTTTATGAAGATGATTACTTATTTGATGATGATTGTTTTGGTAATTATAACAAAATGTTATTTGATACGATATCAAGAAGGTTATGCAAAAAAAATGGCTGCAAAGATTAAAGGAATGATTAGAGAAAAATTACTAGATAAGTTAATGGTATTAGGTCCCGCATATCAAAATAAGAAAAGAAGTGGCAATATCCAATCTTTAATTACAGATGGAGTGGAATCTTTTGAAACTTTTCTAGTGTATTACATTCCCCATGGGATAGTTGTATTTATTGCAATAAGTTGTGCGATTACATATATGATTCAATTAGACAAGATTGTGGGGGTTGTGATTATATTCATGGGGCTTTTATCTATTTTGATACCTCATTTCCTTATGCCAGCCATTTCTAAAATTATGATTGAGTATTGGAAGTCTTATGCATTTTTAAATGCACAATATATTGATTCTATGCAAGGAATGAGCACTTTAAAAGCTTTTGATGCTAGTACAAGAATAGGAAAACAATTGGCTAGTGATGCCCGAGATTTTGCGAAGGAATCTATAAAAAATACAGGAATGTCTTTGGCAGATTCTGCAATAATTGTGTTTTTTACTATGTTAGGTACAGCATTGGCAGTATTGATAGGAGCTTTTCATATGTCAAATGGACAACTTGGATATAATGAGCTATTGATTATATTATTTTTATCTGGTGAGTGTATGAAGCCTTTTTATGAGTTAAATACGTATTGGCATGGAAGTTATTTGGGTTTTTCTGTTGCAGAAGAGTTATACCAGATTCTTGATGAACCATTAAAGCAAGGAGATCATACGAAGAATAAGGTTGTATCTAGTAAGAACCTTAATATAAAGTTAGATGGTGTATTTTTTAGATACAATGAAGATTCAGGCTATGTATTAAAAGATGTAAATATGGATATGCAGCCTGGAAGTATGACTGCAATTGTAGGGGAATCTGGTTCAGGAAAGTCAACTATTGTCAATCTACTATTGAGATTTTTTGATACAGAACTAGGAGAAATCAAATTAGATTCTATAGATATTGAAGAATATGATATTTCGTATTTAAGAAATCAAATTGCAGCAGTATTTCAAGATACATATTTGTTTTATGGGACAGTTAAAGAGAATTTACGTATGGCAAATCCCCATGCAACAGAAGAAGAAATCATAGATGCAGCCAAGGTTGCCAATGCACATGATTTTATTATCAATCTTCCAAATGCTTATGAAACTGTGGTAGGAGAAAGAGGTGCTACTTTATCTGGTGGACAAAGACAGAGAATCTCTATAGCAAGAGCAATTTTAAAGAATGCACCTATTTTAATTTTGGATGAAGCTACTTCAAGTGTGGATATGAAAAGTGAGAAATTAATTCAAGATGCTTTAGAAAAATTGATGAAGAATAAAACAACTATTGTAATTGCTCATAGATTATCTACCATAGAAAAAGCAGATAAAATATATGTGCTAAAAGACGGAAAGGTCAAAGGGGAAGGAACACACGAAGAACTTTTATGCAACTGTGAAACGTATCAAGGACTTATTCGTGCACAGGAAAATATAGGAGAAAACATATGA
- the nikC gene encoding nickel transporter permease, translating into MFRITKRIFKSDFWYFFFKQKKSILGFSIIIILCFAALCAPWIAPNDPLEVNIANKLQHPNAQYWLGTDNLGRCVVSRLIFGTRNSLFYSVIVLIITLGIGIPIGMVSGYIGGKVDLVMMRIIDLVLALPSFMVALAIAGVLGPSTKNMLLAMCMVWWSGYARFFRGLTIQMKESDYIMAAISGGCSHIQIIFRHLLKNMIPPIIILATLEIGSIILAIATFSFIGLGIQPPIPEWGIMLSDSKDYLQSYPQLMFYPGIVIVVTVMSFNLLGRGMRNAMQTTK; encoded by the coding sequence TTGTTTAGAATAACAAAACGAATTTTCAAATCAGATTTTTGGTACTTCTTTTTTAAACAGAAAAAAAGTATTTTAGGATTTAGTATTATTATTATTTTATGCTTTGCAGCATTATGTGCACCGTGGATTGCTCCAAATGATCCTTTAGAGGTAAATATTGCAAACAAATTGCAACATCCCAATGCTCAATATTGGTTGGGGACAGATAACTTAGGAAGATGTGTGGTTTCAAGGCTGATCTTTGGAACAAGAAATTCTTTGTTTTATAGTGTGATTGTACTGATTATTACATTGGGGATTGGTATTCCTATTGGAATGGTTTCGGGATATATAGGTGGAAAAGTAGATTTGGTAATGATGAGAATAATTGATTTGGTATTGGCATTACCTAGTTTTATGGTGGCACTTGCTATTGCAGGTGTATTAGGTCCTAGTACAAAAAATATGTTACTAGCCATGTGTATGGTATGGTGGTCTGGGTATGCTCGATTTTTTAGAGGACTTACTATACAAATGAAAGAAAGTGATTACATAATGGCTGCTATATCAGGAGGATGTAGTCATATTCAAATTATTTTTAGACATTTATTGAAAAATATGATTCCACCTATTATTATATTGGCCACATTGGAGATAGGATCTATCATATTGGCTATAGCAACATTTTCATTTATTGGACTAGGTATTCAACCACCTATTCCTGAATGGGGAATTATGCTAAGTGATAGCAAAGATTATCTACAATCTTATCCACAGCTTATGTTTTATCCTGGAATTGTTATTGTAGTGACGGTAATGTCCTTTAATCTTTTAGGAAGAGGGATGAGAAATGCAATGCAGACAACAAAGTGA
- a CDS encoding class I SAM-dependent methyltransferase: protein MDFGKRIKQYWEGEADIYSVCIEEELGNFQREAWKKIVLEYAPKKQCLDILDIGTGPGFFPIVLGEEGHHVTGIDITENMISYARKNVERAGSKANLLTMDCHNLEFEDDTFDLIVCRNLTWTLDNPIQAYEEWHRVLKPSGRLLIFDANWYLHLFDEKLREKYEENEKKLIEKYGRKTHNHKNNVEGDALSKKLFMSNKVRPQWDLNQLIQMKFSKVFSEINIVDQVWDDMGKELNATTPQFLVGAEK, encoded by the coding sequence ATGGATTTTGGAAAAAGAATTAAACAATATTGGGAAGGGGAAGCAGATATTTATAGTGTTTGTATAGAAGAGGAATTAGGAAACTTTCAAAGAGAGGCATGGAAAAAAATAGTATTAGAGTATGCACCCAAAAAACAATGTTTAGATATCCTTGATATCGGAACGGGCCCAGGATTTTTTCCTATTGTTCTTGGAGAGGAAGGACATCATGTAACAGGAATTGATATAACAGAAAATATGATTTCTTATGCAAGAAAAAATGTTGAGAGGGCTGGAAGTAAAGCAAATCTTTTAACAATGGATTGTCATAATTTAGAGTTTGAGGATGATACTTTTGATTTGATTGTGTGTAGAAATTTGACTTGGACATTAGATAATCCTATTCAAGCCTATGAAGAATGGCATAGAGTATTAAAACCTTCAGGAAGATTATTAATTTTTGATGCCAATTGGTACTTGCATTTATTTGATGAGAAGCTAAGAGAAAAATACGAAGAAAATGAAAAAAAACTTATTGAAAAATACGGAAGAAAAACACATAATCATAAAAACAATGTAGAAGGAGATGCGCTTAGCAAAAAGTTGTTTATGAGTAATAAAGTTCGACCACAATGGGATTTGAATCAATTGATTCAAATGAAATTTTCAAAAGTCTTTTCAGAAATTAATATCGTAGATCAAGTTTGGGATGATATGGGAAAAGAATTAAATGCAACGACTCCACAATTTTTAGTGGGAGCAGAAAAATAG
- a CDS encoding ABC transporter ATP-binding protein translates to MQCRQQSDVLKINNLHIEFKVQKGSIQAVRGVNLEVKKGTITALVGESGSGKSATALAIMGLMDSNAKVTKGEIYIDGIQISSISKKDRKKICSSYAGIIFQDPLNSLNPLYTIGNQLMESILARKEMSKEEALKKAIEHLKKMQFHNPQSLMHKYPFELSGGMCQRVMIAMATIFMPSLLIADEPTTALDVTVQAEILKQIYNMSRKNNTGVLFITHDLSVVAEIADEVFVMKDGMIVENQSVYEIFHKPTHPYTKQLIHSIL, encoded by the coding sequence ATGCAATGCAGACAACAAAGTGATGTTTTAAAGATTAATAATCTTCATATTGAATTTAAAGTGCAAAAGGGTAGCATACAAGCAGTAAGAGGTGTAAATTTAGAAGTAAAAAAAGGAACTATAACAGCTTTAGTAGGAGAAAGTGGTAGTGGTAAATCAGCTACAGCTTTAGCCATAATGGGGCTTATGGATTCAAATGCAAAGGTTACCAAAGGTGAAATTTATATAGATGGAATTCAAATAAGTTCTATTTCAAAAAAAGATAGAAAAAAAATATGTTCCTCTTATGCAGGAATCATTTTTCAAGATCCATTAAATTCTTTAAATCCATTGTATACTATTGGAAACCAATTGATGGAGAGTATTTTAGCTAGAAAAGAAATGTCTAAAGAAGAGGCTTTAAAAAAAGCTATAGAACATCTAAAAAAAATGCAATTTCATAATCCTCAAAGTCTTATGCATAAATATCCTTTTGAACTGAGTGGAGGCATGTGTCAGCGTGTTATGATTGCAATGGCTACGATTTTTATGCCATCACTACTTATTGCAGATGAACCTACAACAGCTTTAGATGTCACTGTACAAGCTGAAATTTTAAAGCAAATTTATAATATGAGTAGAAAAAACAACACTGGAGTGTTGTTTATAACACATGATTTGAGTGTAGTAGCAGAAATAGCAGATGAAGTTTTTGTAATGAAGGATGGAATGATTGTAGAAAATCAAAGTGTATATGAAATTTTTCATAAACCAACACATCCATATACAAAACAACTCATTCATTCTATTTTATAA
- a CDS encoding class I SAM-dependent methyltransferase, protein MKKYIYNYWEEEADWYDETLPSNVKYEDLLKGLANYIFSYIPDIEKKQSLNILELGCGTGRLLIELSKTHHNVMGVDISWNMLKIAKDHGKILNVPIEVYQMDVHSMLFEEDSFDLLVGSNVVWTLENPVKAYEEWYRVLKPQGKLIVLDANWNLWRYNPLERKKYQQYQEYLIHKYGRGTHTYKDLFYGEEIDKKTYLSDKYRPDWDIDVLKSIGFHNIQIQHSVSDIIWDSKTIELNHLTPPFMICAQK, encoded by the coding sequence ATGAAGAAATATATTTATAATTACTGGGAAGAAGAAGCAGATTGGTATGATGAAACGCTTCCTTCAAATGTGAAATATGAGGATCTATTGAAAGGTTTGGCTAACTATATTTTTTCTTATATTCCAGATATTGAAAAAAAACAATCATTAAATATATTAGAGTTAGGCTGTGGAACAGGAAGGTTGTTGATAGAATTATCTAAAACTCATCACAACGTAATGGGAGTGGATATATCTTGGAATATGCTAAAAATAGCAAAAGATCATGGGAAAATTTTAAATGTTCCTATTGAAGTGTATCAGATGGATGTACATTCTATGCTATTTGAAGAGGATTCATTTGATTTATTAGTTGGAAGCAATGTTGTTTGGACTCTTGAAAATCCAGTCAAAGCCTATGAAGAATGGTATAGAGTACTAAAGCCTCAAGGAAAGTTAATAGTATTGGATGCAAATTGGAATTTATGGCGGTATAACCCGTTAGAAAGAAAGAAGTATCAACAATACCAAGAGTATCTAATCCATAAATATGGCAGAGGGACACATACATATAAAGACTTATTTTATGGAGAAGAAATTGATAAAAAAACATACTTAAGTGATAAGTATAGACCAGATTGGGATATAGATGTACTCAAAAGTATTGGTTTTCATAATATTCAAATTCAACATAGTGTTTCTGACATTATATGGGATTCAAAGACTATTGAATTAAATCATTTGACACCACCATTTATGATTTGTGCACAAAAATAA